A window of Pseudomonadota bacterium contains these coding sequences:
- the pheT gene encoding phenylalanine--tRNA ligase subunit beta encodes MKFPLALLKRFLTTDATLEHISATLTAIGLEVDGIEDKAAELKPFVVAEILEATRHPQADKLQVCTVKAAQGTLQIVCGAPNARAGIKVALANIGSIIPTNGMEIKKAAVRGVESHGMLCSARELGLGDDHEGIMELPLDAAIGTPLVDVLGMVDTAVLDVNITANRGDCMGVYGIARDLAAAGLGTLVTYPTPEIAGSNETYPIRIEDTDACPAFIGRVIRGVRNGASPEWLQRVLTASGMRPISVLVDITNYVTLAFGRPSHVYDLAKLSGAIVVRRAREGEEVLALNDKTYRLSPQACVIADDSGAIGIGGIMGGVSTSVSETTTDILLEIALFNPERIAKTGRALQIDSDARTRFERGVPSQGLEIADRHITSTILQLAGGAAGAPMLAGEIPKHKIEIAFSPAAINALGGTAIEESRMREILVALGLRDHGEHMHPPSWRHDIHQPADLAEEVLRIVGYDAIPLVSLPKPTGMAAPALDATQRRTSLSRRALAARGYHETYGWGFCSAAQAEAFGGQSEALELLNPISADLSVMRPNLLPHLLEAARQNHARGNPNAALFEVGATFVDVTPNGQRSVAAGLRMGLRDALHWTGAPNADVFDVKADALAVLEAAGFDTAKTQTARSAPAWYHPGRSGGFTLGPKQVLATFGELHPATLKALGIDFPVMAFEVHLDAIPAVKPAKRKAFSASGFQAAARDFAFVVDQDMASGELLKAVHAAEKTLLREVTIFDIYTGKGIEDGKKSIALTVTMQAADRTLTDADIEAVAQAIITSARKLGAVLR; translated from the coding sequence ATGAAGTTCCCCCTCGCCCTGCTCAAACGCTTCCTGACCACGGATGCGACGCTGGAACACATCAGCGCCACCCTGACTGCCATTGGCCTCGAAGTCGATGGTATCGAAGACAAAGCGGCCGAGTTGAAGCCATTTGTCGTCGCCGAAATTCTCGAAGCCACCCGCCATCCGCAGGCGGATAAATTGCAGGTCTGCACCGTCAAAGCGGCGCAAGGCACGTTGCAAATCGTCTGCGGTGCGCCCAATGCGCGCGCGGGCATCAAAGTGGCGCTGGCCAATATCGGCAGCATCATCCCCACCAACGGGATGGAAATCAAAAAAGCCGCCGTGCGCGGGGTCGAATCCCACGGCATGCTGTGCTCCGCGCGCGAGCTGGGGCTTGGCGACGACCATGAAGGCATCATGGAATTGCCGCTGGATGCCGCCATCGGCACACCGCTGGTCGATGTGCTCGGCATGGTCGATACCGCCGTGCTCGATGTCAATATCACCGCCAATCGCGGCGATTGCATGGGCGTCTACGGCATCGCGCGCGACCTCGCCGCCGCAGGCCTTGGCACCCTCGTCACCTACCCGACGCCTGAGATTGCCGGCAGCAACGAGACCTACCCCATCCGCATCGAGGATACGGATGCCTGCCCGGCATTCATTGGCCGCGTTATCCGTGGTGTGCGCAACGGCGCGTCGCCGGAATGGCTGCAGCGCGTGCTCACCGCCTCGGGCATGCGGCCGATTTCCGTGCTGGTCGATATCACCAATTACGTCACCCTCGCCTTTGGCCGCCCAAGCCATGTGTATGACCTCGCCAAACTCAGCGGCGCCATCGTCGTACGCCGCGCGCGCGAAGGTGAAGAAGTGCTCGCCCTTAACGATAAAACCTACCGCCTCAGCCCGCAGGCCTGCGTGATTGCGGATGATTCCGGCGCCATTGGCATCGGTGGCATCATGGGCGGCGTCAGCACCAGCGTCAGCGAAACAACGACGGATATTTTGCTCGAAATCGCGCTGTTCAACCCCGAGCGCATCGCCAAAACCGGCCGCGCGCTGCAGATCGATTCGGATGCCCGCACCCGCTTCGAGCGCGGCGTGCCAAGCCAGGGCCTCGAAATCGCTGACCGCCATATCACCAGCACCATCCTGCAGCTGGCCGGTGGCGCGGCAGGCGCGCCGATGCTGGCGGGAGAAATCCCCAAGCATAAAATCGAAATCGCCTTCTCGCCCGCTGCCATCAACGCGCTGGGCGGCACCGCCATCGAGGAAAGCCGCATGCGCGAGATCCTCGTAGCGCTTGGCTTGCGCGACCATGGCGAGCATATGCACCCGCCCAGCTGGCGGCATGACATCCACCAACCGGCCGACCTTGCCGAGGAAGTGCTGCGCATCGTTGGTTATGACGCGATTCCGCTGGTGTCGCTGCCCAAGCCCACCGGCATGGCCGCCCCGGCGCTGGATGCAACGCAACGCCGCACCAGCCTTTCGCGCCGGGCACTCGCCGCGCGCGGTTACCACGAAACCTATGGCTGGGGCTTCTGCTCCGCCGCGCAAGCCGAGGCCTTTGGCGGCCAGAGCGAGGCGCTGGAGCTGCTCAACCCCATCAGCGCCGACCTTTCCGTCATGCGGCCCAACCTGTTGCCGCATCTGCTGGAAGCCGCCCGCCAGAACCACGCCCGCGGCAACCCCAACGCCGCGCTGTTTGAAGTCGGCGCAACCTTTGTGGATGTGACTCCCAACGGCCAGCGCAGCGTCGCTGCCGGGTTGCGCATGGGCCTGCGCGATGCGCTGCACTGGACAGGCGCACCTAATGCTGATGTGTTCGATGTAAAAGCGGATGCGCTTGCGGTGCTGGAAGCCGCTGGTTTCGACACCGCCAAAACCCAAACCGCACGCAGCGCCCCGGCATGGTATCACCCCGGCCGCAGCGGTGGATTCACCCTTGGGCCCAAGCAAGTGCTCGCCACCTTCGGCGAGCTGCACCCGGCGACGCTCAAAGCGCTCGGCATTGATTTCCCGGTCATGGCGTTCGAAGTGCATCTGGATGCCATCCCCGCCGTGAAGCCAGCCAAACGCAAGGCCTTCAGCGCATCCGGTTTCCAGGCCGCCGCACGCGATTTCGCTTTTGTGGTCGATCAGGATATGGCCTCGGGCGAGCTGCTCAAAGCCGTTCACGCCGCCGAAAAAACACTGCTGCGCGAAGTGACGATCTTCGACATCTACACCGGCAAAGGCATTGAAGATGGCAAAAAATCCATCGCCCTCACCGTCACCATGCAAGCTGCTGACCGCACGCTGACGGATGCCGACATCGAAGCCGTCGCCCAAGCCATCATCACCAGCGCCCGCAAACTCGGCGCGGTGCTGCGCTAG
- a CDS encoding 5-(carboxyamino)imidazole ribonucleotide synthase, with product MTITPPGSTIGIVGGGQLGRMLARAASRMGYKTHIFTPDKDSPASHVATKTTIGAYRDGAALRDFAQSVDVVTFEFENIPAETLEMLDAIVAVRPKPSVLFTTRHRLREKEFIRAQGIPTAPFAPVRDAAELAAAIDMIGTPSVLKTTELGYDGKGQVVIKSADEAAQAWASLGKTECILEGFINFSAEASVIVARSTTGEARCYPLVQNIHRDHILYKTIAPAPFINEHQEQAVRIAKTLAEALDVVGLLAVELFVTPEGLLVNELAPRPHNSGHWSMEGAPTAQFEQHIRAICGWALGDTTAHRPCAMINLLGDEWKQWEEYAKNPQAHVHLYGKTESRPGRKMGHVTILER from the coding sequence ATGACCATCACCCCGCCAGGCTCCACCATCGGCATTGTCGGCGGCGGCCAGTTGGGGCGCATGCTGGCGCGCGCGGCCTCGCGAATGGGCTATAAGACGCATATCTTCACGCCGGATAAAGATTCGCCCGCCAGCCACGTGGCGACCAAAACCACCATCGGCGCCTACCGCGATGGCGCTGCGCTGCGCGACTTCGCGCAGAGTGTGGATGTGGTTACCTTCGAGTTTGAAAATATTCCTGCCGAAACGCTGGAGATGCTCGACGCCATTGTCGCCGTGCGGCCCAAACCCTCGGTGCTGTTTACCACCCGCCACCGCCTGCGCGAGAAGGAATTTATCCGCGCCCAGGGCATCCCCACCGCGCCGTTTGCGCCGGTGCGCGACGCGGCGGAGCTGGCGGCAGCCATCGACATGATTGGCACGCCGAGCGTGCTGAAAACCACCGAGCTGGGCTATGACGGCAAGGGGCAGGTGGTCATCAAATCAGCGGATGAGGCGGCGCAGGCATGGGCCAGCCTTGGCAAAACCGAGTGCATTCTGGAAGGGTTCATCAACTTCAGCGCCGAGGCATCGGTGATCGTGGCGCGCTCAACCACCGGCGAGGCGCGTTGCTACCCGCTGGTGCAGAATATTCACCGTGATCATATTCTCTATAAAACCATCGCTCCCGCGCCGTTTATTAATGAGCATCAGGAGCAGGCAGTGCGCATCGCCAAAACCCTCGCCGAGGCGCTGGATGTGGTGGGGCTGCTGGCGGTTGAGCTGTTCGTGACGCCGGAAGGGCTGCTGGTGAACGAGCTTGCGCCGCGCCCGCATAACTCCGGCCATTGGAGCATGGAAGGCGCGCCGACCGCACAGTTCGAACAGCATATCCGCGCGATTTGTGGCTGGGCGCTGGGCGACACCACCGCCCACCGCCCGTGTGCAATGATTAACCTGCTCGGCGACGAGTGGAAGCAGTGGGAAGAATACGCGAAAAACCCGCAAGCCCACGTCCATCTCTACGGCAAAACCGAATCCCGCCCGGGCCGTAAAATGGGCCATGTGACGATTCTGGAACGATGA
- the purE gene encoding 5-(carboxyamino)imidazole ribonucleotide mutase, with protein MPIAKKTKASAAKPLVGIIMGSQSDWPTMKAAADMLDALGVAYESKIVSAHRTPKRLYDYATGAQKQGLKIIIAGAGGAAHLPGMTAALTALPVLGVPVLSKSLDGIDALLSIAQMPKGVPVGTLAIGEHGAANAGLLAAMILSLNDAKLAARVSKWRLAQTAAVALEPK; from the coding sequence ATGCCGATTGCAAAAAAAACAAAAGCTTCCGCCGCAAAACCGCTGGTGGGGATCATCATGGGCAGCCAATCGGACTGGCCGACGATGAAGGCCGCGGCTGATATGCTCGATGCGCTCGGCGTGGCGTATGAATCCAAGATCGTCTCCGCGCACCGTACGCCCAAGCGGCTATATGATTATGCGACGGGCGCGCAAAAACAGGGCCTCAAAATCATCATCGCCGGGGCAGGCGGCGCAGCGCATTTGCCGGGCATGACCGCGGCGCTGACGGCGTTGCCGGTGCTGGGCGTGCCGGTGCTTTCCAAATCGCTCGATGGGATCGATGCGCTGCTTTCCATCGCCCAGATGCCCAAAGGCGTGCCAGTGGGCACCCTCGCCATCGGCGAGCATGGGGCGGCCAATGCGGGCCTGCTTGCGGCGATGATTCTTTCGCTGAACGACGCCAAACTCGCGGCACGCGTCAGCAAATGGCGGCTCGCGCAAACCGCCGCCGTGGCGCTGGAGCCCAAATGA
- a CDS encoding Re/Si-specific NAD(P)(+) transhydrogenase subunit alpha: protein MKIAAAKESSPLEARVALSPDAVKKYIAAGATVAVETGAGLGSGISDAAFADAGATIASSAAEAYAGADIVVCVDTPSDDIIALIPQGSILIGMMNPLDPATRFSALNERSIHAYAMEFLPRISRAQSMDVLSSQSNLAGYRAVIEAVAATSKTVPMMMTAAGTIPPAKTLVLGAGVAGLQAIATAKRLGSVVSAFDVRAAVKEQVQSLGAKFVEVEATAQAETSGGYAKEMDEDYKRRQEEAIANVIKTQDIIISTALIPGRPAPELITAAMVASMKPGSVIVDLAAASGGNCKLTKRDAVITTDNGVIIIGYTNMPSRAASDATPLYARNLLTFITTLMIDKTTKTLTVQSDDELIRGTLVTKGGQVVHPALAR, encoded by the coding sequence ATGAAAATCGCTGCAGCCAAGGAATCATCGCCACTCGAAGCCCGCGTCGCCCTGTCGCCGGATGCGGTGAAAAAATACATCGCTGCCGGGGCAACCGTCGCGGTTGAAACCGGTGCCGGGCTTGGCTCAGGCATCAGCGACGCCGCATTTGCGGATGCGGGCGCCACCATCGCCAGCAGCGCCGCCGAGGCCTATGCGGGCGCGGATATTGTCGTTTGTGTCGATACGCCCAGCGACGACATCATCGCCCTCATTCCGCAAGGTTCCATCCTGATCGGGATGATGAACCCGCTGGATCCCGCCACCCGTTTTTCGGCGCTGAACGAGCGCTCCATCCATGCGTATGCGATGGAATTCCTGCCACGCATTTCCCGCGCGCAATCGATGGATGTGCTCTCCTCGCAAAGCAACCTCGCGGGCTACCGCGCGGTCATCGAGGCCGTCGCCGCCACCAGCAAAACCGTGCCGATGATGATGACCGCCGCCGGCACCATTCCGCCCGCCAAAACGCTGGTGCTGGGTGCCGGTGTCGCCGGGCTGCAAGCCATCGCCACCGCCAAGCGCCTCGGTTCCGTCGTCAGCGCGTTCGATGTGCGCGCGGCCGTGAAGGAGCAAGTGCAATCCCTCGGCGCGAAGTTCGTCGAGGTCGAGGCCACCGCGCAAGCCGAAACCAGCGGCGGTTACGCCAAGGAGATGGACGAGGACTACAAACGCCGTCAGGAAGAAGCGATTGCCAACGTCATCAAAACGCAGGACATTATCATCAGCACCGCCCTCATCCCCGGCCGCCCTGCGCCGGAGCTGATTACAGCGGCGATGGTCGCCAGCATGAAACCCGGCAGCGTGATTGTCGATCTCGCGGCGGCTTCAGGCGGCAACTGCAAGCTGACCAAGCGCGACGCTGTTATCACCACGGATAATGGCGTCATCATCATCGGCTACACCAACATGCCCAGCCGCGCCGCGTCGGATGCGACACCGCTTTACGCGCGCAATTTGCTCACCTTCATCACCACGCTGATGATCGATAAAACCACCAAAACGCTCACCGTCCAGTCCGACGACGAGCTGATTCGCGGCACGCTGGTCACCAAGGGTGGCCAGGTCGTTCACCCCGCGCTTGCACGCTAA
- a CDS encoding NAD(P) transhydrogenase subunit alpha: MTDLTTISKQADVLAEQASVLSAQSAELQNQIAHGGMVDPFIFGLTVFVLACFVGYYVVWRVTPALHTPLMSVTNAISGIIIVGAVIALGPVGPNGFDFSHMLGFIAVTIASINIFGGFVVTQRMLDMFKKKERK, from the coding sequence ATGACCGATCTCACCACCATCAGCAAACAAGCGGACGTGCTGGCCGAGCAGGCAAGTGTGCTGAGCGCGCAAAGCGCCGAGCTGCAAAACCAGATCGCCCATGGCGGCATGGTGGACCCATTCATTTTCGGCCTCACCGTGTTCGTGCTGGCCTGCTTTGTGGGCTATTATGTCGTCTGGCGCGTCACCCCGGCGCTGCACACGCCGCTGATGAGCGTCACCAACGCCATTTCGGGCATCATCATCGTCGGTGCGGTCATCGCGCTTGGGCCTGTCGGGCCGAATGGCTTCGATTTCTCGCATATGCTCGGCTTCATCGCCGTCACCATCGCCAGCATCAATATTTTCGGCGGCTTTGTGGTAACGCAACGCATGCTCGATATGTTTAAAAAGAAGGAGCGTAAATAG
- a CDS encoding NAD(P)(+) transhydrogenase (Re/Si-specific) subunit beta — protein sequence MSSLAYLAYLAAAVCFIMALRGLSSPSTARRGNQYGMAGMVIAILTTFTLPQVQSYAYILLGIAAGGAIGTLIAKRIAMTAMPQLVAAFHSLVGLAAVLIAMAALWSPESYGIGISGEIHLGSLIEMSLGVIIGAITFTGSIVAFAKLQGLVSGSPVRFPKQHLFNAALGCGLLVLLLLFCATEAKLIFVLMVLIALALGVLLIIPIGGADMPVVVSMLNSYSGWAAVGIGFTLGNPLLIIAGALIGSSGAILSYIMCKAMNRSIINVIFGGFGSAPVEAGGAAVKDDRPVKTGAAEDAAFMMANADSVIIVPGYGMAVAQAQHAVRELAEALEHKGIKVRYAIHPVAGRMPGHMNVLLAEANVPYDNVVELEEINNDFATTDVAYVIGANDVTNPAAKSDPKSPIYGMPILNVGDARNVIFNKRSMAAGYAGIQNELFYQDNTMMLFGDAKVATENLVKALKAL from the coding sequence GTGTCATCCCTCGCCTATCTCGCCTACCTTGCCGCCGCCGTGTGCTTCATCATGGCGCTGCGTGGCCTGTCCTCACCTTCCACCGCCCGCCGCGGCAACCAATACGGCATGGCGGGGATGGTCATCGCCATTCTCACCACCTTCACCCTGCCGCAAGTGCAGTCGTATGCGTATATTTTGCTCGGCATCGCGGCCGGTGGCGCTATCGGCACCCTCATCGCCAAGCGCATTGCCATGACGGCGATGCCGCAGCTGGTCGCCGCGTTCCACTCGCTGGTCGGGTTGGCGGCAGTGCTGATTGCCATGGCCGCACTCTGGTCGCCGGAATCTTACGGCATCGGCATCAGCGGTGAAATTCACCTGGGCAGCCTGATCGAGATGAGCCTCGGCGTCATCATCGGTGCCATCACCTTCACCGGCTCCATCGTCGCCTTCGCCAAGCTGCAAGGGCTGGTCTCGGGCTCGCCGGTGCGGTTTCCCAAGCAGCATCTGTTCAACGCAGCGTTGGGCTGCGGCTTGCTCGTGCTGCTGCTGCTATTCTGCGCGACGGAAGCGAAACTCATTTTCGTGCTGATGGTGCTGATCGCGCTGGCGCTTGGCGTGCTGCTCATCATCCCCATCGGCGGGGCGGATATGCCGGTCGTCGTCTCCATGCTCAATTCGTACTCCGGCTGGGCCGCAGTGGGCATTGGCTTCACGCTGGGCAACCCGCTGCTCATCATCGCCGGCGCGCTGATCGGTTCCTCGGGGGCCATCCTCAGCTACATCATGTGTAAGGCGATGAACCGCTCGATCATCAACGTCATCTTCGGCGGTTTTGGGTCGGCCCCAGTGGAAGCTGGTGGTGCGGCGGTGAAAGATGACCGCCCGGTGAAAACCGGTGCTGCGGAAGACGCCGCCTTCATGATGGCCAATGCGGATTCCGTTATCATCGTCCCTGGCTACGGCATGGCGGTGGCGCAAGCCCAGCACGCCGTACGCGAGCTGGCCGAGGCGCTGGAGCATAAAGGCATCAAGGTGCGTTACGCCATTCACCCCGTCGCGGGCCGCATGCCCGGCCATATGAACGTGCTGCTCGCCGAAGCGAATGTGCCGTATGACAACGTGGTCGAGCTGGAAGAAATCAACAATGATTTCGCCACCACCGATGTCGCCTATGTCATCGGCGCCAACGACGTCACCAACCCGGCCGCTAAATCCGATCCGAAAAGCCCGATCTACGGCATGCCGATCCTGAACGTGGGCGATGCCCGCAACGTCATCTTCAACAAACGCTCCATGGCCGCCGGTTACGCCGGCATCCAGAATGAGCTGTTCTATCAGGACAACACAATGATGCTGTTCGGCGATGCCAAGGTGGCAACCGAGAATCTGGTGAAGGCGCTGAAGGCGCTTTAA
- the rpsU gene encoding 30S ribosomal protein S21, with translation MVEVVVRDNNVDQALRVLKKKMQREGIYREMKMRKHYEKPSEKRVREAGEAVRRARKLARKKSDMFD, from the coding sequence GTGGTTGAAGTAGTTGTTCGTGATAACAACGTGGATCAGGCTTTGCGCGTATTGAAGAAAAAGATGCAGCGTGAGGGGATCTACCGCGAAATGAAAATGCGTAAGCATTACGAAAAACCGTCCGAAAAACGAGTGCGCGAAGCTGGTGAAGCTGTTCGCCGCGCCCGCAAACTGGCACGCAAAAAATCGGATATGTTCGACTAG
- a CDS encoding DUF2312 domain-containing protein has product MQKVTTGGVEVPKLRSYIERIERLEEDKAAIASDIKDVFAEAKSNGFDVKAMRSVVRLRKMKSNERTEAEYMLELYKRALGMDSTMDEEDDAEAA; this is encoded by the coding sequence ATGCAAAAAGTAACCACCGGTGGCGTCGAAGTGCCAAAACTGCGCAGCTACATCGAGCGGATCGAACGGCTGGAAGAAGACAAAGCCGCCATCGCCAGCGACATCAAAGACGTGTTCGCGGAAGCCAAATCCAACGGATTCGATGTGAAAGCCATGCGCTCGGTCGTCCGCCTGCGCAAAATGAAATCCAACGAGCGCACCGAAGCCGAATATATGCTCGAACTCTACAAACGGGCCCTCGGCATGGACAGCACCATGGACGAAGAGGACGATGCCGAAGCGGCATAA
- a CDS encoding DUF465 domain-containing protein, whose product MTLHAHYATVQDKHLKLENLITEESRRPSPDIGMLQTLKKQKLLLKEELERIRSQTGQRQDAA is encoded by the coding sequence ATGACACTCCACGCACACTACGCTACGGTTCAAGATAAGCACCTCAAATTAGAAAACCTGATTACGGAGGAGTCCCGTCGGCCTTCTCCCGATATTGGGATGTTGCAAACCCTCAAAAAGCAAAAACTTCTGCTCAAGGAAGAGCTGGAACGCATACGTTCACAAACCGGCCAGCGTCAGGACGCGGCCTGA
- a CDS encoding HPr family phosphocarrier protein has translation MTSARVTICNKKGLHARAAAKLVKTAVSYDAKIEVIRLPRGDELPDENAKAGATSILSLLMLAAEKGVEIELNAQGADAEQAVAAIVALVERRFDEEE, from the coding sequence GTGACCAGCGCCCGCGTTACCATCTGCAATAAAAAGGGCCTGCATGCCCGCGCCGCAGCCAAGCTGGTGAAAACTGCCGTTTCCTATGACGCGAAAATCGAAGTAATCCGCCTGCCGCGCGGCGATGAGTTGCCCGATGAGAACGCCAAAGCGGGCGCCACCTCCATCCTCAGCCTGCTGATGCTTGCTGCTGAAAAAGGCGTCGAGATCGAGCTGAACGCGCAAGGCGCAGATGCCGAGCAAGCCGTCGCCGCCATCGTCGCCCTCGTTGAGCGGCGGTTTGATGAGGAAGAGTAG
- a CDS encoding PTS sugar transporter subunit IIA, with amino-acid sequence MIGIIIVTHGALGTELIAVAEHVVGRQQSVISIPIGPDDDIERRREEIIARVNELDTGTGVAILTDMFGGTPSNLAISVMVPGKVEVIAGVNVPMLIKLISVRNAMPLLNAVMTAQEAGRKYINVASNLLKKVSEA; translated from the coding sequence ATGATCGGAATTATCATCGTCACACATGGTGCGCTTGGTACGGAACTTATCGCCGTGGCCGAGCATGTCGTTGGCCGTCAGCAATCTGTTATCAGCATTCCTATTGGTCCGGATGACGACATCGAGCGCCGCCGCGAGGAAATCATCGCGCGCGTGAACGAGCTGGATACCGGCACTGGCGTCGCCATTCTCACCGATATGTTTGGCGGCACCCCGTCCAACCTCGCCATTTCGGTGATGGTGCCGGGCAAAGTTGAGGTGATCGCGGGGGTGAACGTGCCGATGCTGATTAAGCTCATCAGCGTGCGCAACGCGATGCCGCTGCTCAACGCGGTGATGACCGCGCAGGAAGCGGGCCGCAAATATATCAACGTCGCCAGCAACCTGCTTAAAAAGGTTAGCGAAGCGTGA
- a CDS encoding HPr kinase/phosphatase C-terminal domain-containing protein: MAATTRIHATAFAYHGAGCLLLGASGSGKSLLAAQAILQGATLIADDQVCLRLSEGRIEASAPAEIAGVMELRGFGLMRVNDLSPTHPIHLVVELDAAVDSRLPEPAFYDILGLAVPYVRVPAVPKTAAATLLLALKAMQEGRMLAPDWHPTRLP, from the coding sequence ATGGCGGCCACCACCCGCATCCATGCCACGGCCTTTGCCTATCACGGCGCGGGCTGTTTGCTGCTGGGCGCATCCGGCAGCGGTAAATCGCTGCTCGCGGCGCAAGCCATCCTCCAGGGTGCGACGCTCATTGCCGATGACCAGGTGTGCTTGCGCCTGAGCGAGGGCCGCATCGAGGCCTCCGCCCCGGCTGAAATCGCAGGGGTGATGGAGCTGCGCGGTTTTGGCCTCATGCGGGTGAACGATCTCAGCCCCACGCACCCCATCCATCTGGTGGTGGAGCTGGACGCGGCGGTGGATAGTCGCCTGCCGGAGCCAGCTTTTTACGATATCCTCGGGCTGGCGGTGCCGTATGTGCGGGTGCCCGCCGTGCCCAAAACCGCTGCCGCAACCCTGCTGCTGGCCCTCAAAGCGATGCAGGAAGGGCGCATGTTGGCGCCGGATTGGCATCCGACCCGCCTGCCGTAG
- a CDS encoding PTS sugar transporter subunit IIA, with amino-acid sequence MAFIADIVPPDGVLLHLKAYSLESAIEQISASASEITGARAPVIAQALLARARLNASVGGGVIIPHARIAGVHRVYGFFARPLIPIVYDSGAPIALIFALLAPEGADAAHLQALARIAGVLRDPAARAQLETGDRDDVLAVLAAA; translated from the coding sequence TTGGCATTCATCGCCGACATTGTGCCGCCCGATGGGGTGCTGCTGCATCTCAAGGCCTATTCCCTTGAATCCGCAATCGAGCAGATCAGCGCCAGCGCATCGGAAATAACCGGTGCGCGGGCGCCGGTCATCGCGCAGGCGCTGCTCGCCCGTGCCCGCTTGAATGCAAGCGTGGGCGGCGGTGTCATCATCCCGCATGCACGGATTGCCGGGGTGCACCGGGTGTATGGCTTCTTCGCACGGCCGCTGATTCCGATTGTCTATGACAGCGGCGCGCCGATTGCGCTCATTTTCGCCCTGCTCGCACCGGAAGGGGCGGATGCGGCGCATCTGCAGGCATTGGCCCGCATTGCGGGTGTTTTGCGCGATCCCGCGGCGCGCGCACAGCTTGAAACGGGCGACCGCGACGATGTGCTCGCCGTGCTCGCCGCCGCGTGA
- the raiA gene encoding ribosome-associated translation inhibitor RaiA: MQFHISGRHVDLGSAFQEHVEKRLSEGLGKYLDRIVSVDVVVSKDPHHQFRVDIHGNTGTHSGILLKSQGTAGEIYAAFEAAAVKAEKQLRRYKRRLKGHHGSEKELRALTARKYVLKSEDDAELAEEGAPVVVAETTANIETLSVSDAVMKMDLADLPALMFFNAGSGRINVVYRRVDGNISWVDPEGIAA; encoded by the coding sequence ATGCAGTTTCACATCTCGGGACGCCATGTCGATTTAGGTTCCGCCTTTCAGGAGCATGTTGAAAAACGCCTGAGCGAAGGGCTGGGAAAATATCTGGACCGCATCGTCAGCGTGGATGTGGTGGTCAGCAAAGACCCGCACCACCAGTTCCGCGTCGATATTCATGGCAACACCGGCACCCATTCGGGCATCCTGCTCAAAAGCCAGGGCACCGCGGGCGAAATTTACGCTGCCTTCGAAGCGGCTGCCGTTAAAGCCGAAAAACAACTGCGCCGCTATAAGCGCCGCCTCAAAGGCCATCACGGCAGCGAAAAAGAGTTGCGCGCACTGACCGCGCGTAAATATGTCCTCAAATCCGAGGATGATGCCGAGCTGGCGGAAGAGGGCGCACCGGTGGTGGTGGCCGAAACCACCGCCAATATCGAGACGCTCAGCGTCAGCGATGCGGTGATGAAAATGGATCTCGCCGATTTGCCCGCGCTCATGTTCTTCAACGCCGGGAGTGGCCGCATCAACGTGGTCTATCGCCGGGTGGATGGGAATATTTCCTGGGTCGACCCTGAAGGCATCGCGGCGTAG